In Fluviicola taffensis DSM 16823, the following are encoded in one genomic region:
- the rsfS gene encoding ribosome silencing factor → MYKLKNDIDSKVLCDAIIEGMQENKAKDIVVLDLRNISSAVTDFFVICSGESSVQVDGIASTVARHTRKELKEKPWHQEGKATSEWVLLDYVSVVAHIFYKDARHFYELEDLWSDALRTDIPNLN, encoded by the coding sequence ATGTATAAATTAAAAAACGACATAGACTCAAAAGTACTTTGCGACGCAATTATCGAAGGTATGCAAGAGAACAAAGCGAAAGACATCGTTGTCTTAGACTTAAGAAATATTTCAAGTGCAGTTACTGATTTCTTTGTTATTTGTTCGGGAGAATCTTCCGTACAAGTAGATGGTATTGCTTCAACAGTTGCTAGACATACCCGCAAAGAATTGAAAGAAAAGCCTTGGCATCAAGAAGGGAAAGCTACTTCAGAATGGGTGCTTTTAGATTATGTAAGCGTAGTAGCTCATATTTTTTACAAAGATGCAAGACATTTTTATGAATTGGAAGATCTTTGGTCTGATGCATTACGAACTGACATTCCAAACCTGAATTAA
- a CDS encoding biotin--[acetyl-CoA-carboxylase] ligase encodes MIGQQIIQIHEVDSTNNYAAKLLLEGKLSHGTVILAEYQTAGRGQRGRNWQSSAAKQFTGTYFLKTDFLSVDHLCYLNMCVALSVRELIQSYTKKKVSIKWPNDIFIENQKIAGILIETNWKNGRVEGAIVGIGINISPVQSVLHATSLEEISGKSPETLNVLDFLSRYLNEFYEHLQHAEFDYLKKRYESFLWNKDLEITMEERQDTVPFQGIIRGVDQIGNLLVEKNGIVTVYHNQELNFEANYGRIIPNA; translated from the coding sequence ATGATTGGTCAGCAAATTATCCAAATCCATGAGGTAGACTCTACTAACAATTATGCTGCCAAGCTGTTATTGGAGGGTAAATTGAGTCATGGAACTGTAATTTTGGCAGAGTATCAGACTGCGGGAAGAGGGCAAAGAGGACGGAATTGGCAGTCTTCAGCGGCTAAACAGTTTACAGGAACCTATTTTTTGAAAACTGATTTTTTGTCAGTTGATCACTTGTGTTACCTCAATATGTGTGTTGCTTTGTCCGTTCGTGAGCTCATTCAGTCCTACACAAAGAAAAAAGTGAGTATTAAATGGCCAAACGATATTTTCATTGAGAATCAGAAGATCGCTGGAATTTTGATTGAAACAAATTGGAAAAACGGTCGAGTAGAAGGAGCAATTGTTGGAATTGGAATCAATATTTCTCCTGTTCAGAGTGTCTTGCACGCTACTTCTTTGGAAGAAATTTCTGGAAAATCGCCCGAAACACTAAATGTGTTGGATTTTTTGTCGCGATACTTGAATGAATTCTACGAGCATTTGCAGCATGCAGAGTTCGATTACTTGAAAAAACGATATGAATCTTTTCTGTGGAATAAAGATTTAGAAATTACGATGGAAGAGCGTCAAGATACAGTTCCGTTTCAAGGAATTATTCGTGGTGTTGATCAAATTGGAAATTTATTGGTTGAAAAGAATGGTATAGTAACCGTTTATCATAACCAAGAATTGAATTTTGAAGCGAACTATGGAAGAATAATTCCGAATGCCTAA
- the pyrE gene encoding orotate phosphoribosyltransferase has protein sequence MILNKDRALKVAEFLLQIKAVKLQPNSPFTWASGWKSPIYCDNRITLSFPAIRTYIRQGYADAILEHFGKPDIIAGVATGGIAQGALVAQELGIPFVYVRSTAKGHGLGNQIEGHFESGQKVIVIEDLISTGGSSLQAVAALREAGLEVKGLVAIFTYGFDLATKNFNNAECPYITLTDYDHLIDQALKSEFIPESDVNSLREWKISPENWKS, from the coding sequence ATGATTTTAAATAAAGATCGAGCACTAAAAGTAGCAGAATTTTTGCTACAGATTAAAGCAGTAAAGTTACAACCAAATTCTCCATTCACATGGGCTTCAGGTTGGAAATCTCCTATTTATTGTGATAATAGAATCACGCTTTCTTTCCCAGCGATTAGAACATATATTCGTCAGGGATATGCGGATGCTATCTTAGAACATTTTGGAAAACCAGATATTATTGCTGGTGTTGCAACGGGTGGAATTGCTCAAGGAGCATTGGTAGCTCAAGAGTTAGGAATTCCATTTGTTTATGTAAGAAGTACAGCAAAAGGACATGGTCTTGGAAATCAAATCGAAGGACATTTCGAATCTGGTCAAAAAGTAATCGTTATTGAAGATTTAATCTCAACAGGAGGAAGCAGCTTACAGGCTGTTGCTGCTCTAAGAGAAGCTGGATTGGAAGTAAAAGGATTGGTAGCAATATTCACATATGGATTTGATTTAGCGACCAAGAATTTCAACAATGCTGAATGTCCATACATTACGCTAACAGATTATGATCACTTGATTGATCAAGCTTTGAAATCAGAATTCATACCCGAATCTGATGTGAATTCATTACGCGAGTGGAAAATAAGTCCTGAAAACTGGAAAAGCTAA
- a CDS encoding NUDIX hydrolase, with translation MYKVFIDNSVIQFLDSSEEVPLKGYDLVVNSFQFELSKLLDQFDFIASKVCLLVVYDDFELVFNQVFHAYEFMDAAGGIVKCNQRYLFIERHGMWDIPKGKLDANEQPWEAAVREIEEECGIQGPTIDRLLGVTFHTYSYMGRLTIKKNWWYALNYSGSMEVFPQEEESITQAIWIEKSEWNLIQSNTYDSIQEVLRMAEEW, from the coding sequence ATGTACAAAGTTTTTATTGATAATTCGGTTATCCAATTTTTGGATTCCTCAGAAGAAGTACCTTTAAAAGGGTATGATTTGGTTGTTAATTCATTTCAATTTGAACTGTCGAAGCTTCTTGATCAGTTCGATTTTATCGCTTCAAAAGTTTGTTTATTAGTGGTTTATGATGATTTTGAGTTGGTATTTAACCAAGTGTTTCATGCATATGAATTTATGGATGCTGCAGGAGGAATAGTAAAGTGTAATCAGCGGTATTTATTTATTGAACGACATGGAATGTGGGATATTCCAAAAGGGAAATTGGATGCAAATGAACAACCTTGGGAAGCTGCCGTTCGTGAAATTGAAGAAGAATGTGGTATTCAAGGGCCAACGATTGATCGTCTTTTGGGAGTTACTTTTCATACCTACTCTTATATGGGAAGATTAACGATTAAAAAAAATTGGTGGTATGCACTCAATTATTCTGGATCAATGGAGGTTTTCCCTCAGGAAGAAGAATCGATTACACAGGCAATCTGGATTGAAAAGTCGGAATGGAATCTGATTCAAAGTAATACGTATGATTCTATTCAGGAAGTGCTTAGAATGGCAGAGGAATGGTGA
- a CDS encoding DUF1573 domain-containing protein, whose amino-acid sequence MKTLAILAVSFISFGTFAQTAEKKEKAKKETKTEVKSPVAFKTLKIERAEIKYDSKEPFVFEFKNNGKTPLIITNVQTSCGCTAAEKPTEPIAKGKSSKIVVNYDTKRVGQFTKTITVTTNASAEPIILTITGKVLPEEVAPTTN is encoded by the coding sequence ATGAAAACATTAGCAATACTAGCAGTTTCATTTATTTCATTTGGAACATTTGCACAAACGGCGGAGAAAAAAGAAAAAGCGAAAAAAGAAACAAAAACGGAAGTGAAATCTCCAGTTGCTTTTAAAACGCTTAAAATTGAAAGAGCTGAGATTAAGTATGATTCAAAAGAGCCTTTCGTTTTTGAATTTAAAAACAATGGTAAAACTCCATTGATTATTACAAATGTTCAGACTTCTTGTGGTTGTACAGCTGCAGAGAAACCAACTGAACCAATTGCAAAAGGGAAGTCTTCTAAAATTGTTGTGAATTACGATACAAAACGTGTTGGTCAGTTTACAAAAACAATTACTGTAACAACAAATGCTTCTGCAGAGCCAATCATTCTTACAATTACTGGTAAAGTATTGCCAGAAGAAGTTGCTCCTACAACAAATTAA
- a CDS encoding peptidylprolyl isomerase — protein sequence MEAIIRTEKGDMRVTFFQEDAPNTVANFVKLAKEGYYDGLTFHRVLPDFVIQGGCPNSREGASGMPGTGGPGYKIDCELTGGNQHHDRGVLSMAHAGKNTGGSQFFVCHSRNNTAHLDRQHTCFGKVIDGLDVIDDIRQGDRILAIEVQD from the coding sequence ATGGAAGCAATCATTCGCACCGAAAAGGGAGATATGCGTGTAACCTTCTTTCAAGAAGATGCACCAAATACAGTAGCAAATTTCGTAAAATTGGCTAAAGAAGGCTATTACGATGGATTAACATTTCACCGTGTTTTACCCGATTTCGTAATCCAAGGTGGATGCCCGAATTCTCGTGAAGGAGCAAGTGGAATGCCAGGAACTGGTGGGCCAGGGTATAAAATTGATTGTGAATTGACAGGTGGAAACCAACATCATGACCGTGGAGTTCTTTCAATGGCTCATGCTGGAAAAAATACTGGCGGTTCTCAATTCTTTGTTTGCCACAGTAGAAACAACACTGCTCATTTAGATCGTCAGCACACGTGTTTTGGAAAAGTGATTGATGGTTTAGATGTTATTGATGATATCAGACAAGGTGATCGCATTCTTGCAATTGAAGTACAAGACTAA
- the bshC gene encoding bacillithiol biosynthesis cysteine-adding enzyme BshC: MSHSTIARDKINRFSSFSQAFGNQSTFEQFLTAPLISILDLHTQAKKKKEVYSSATRENLVSTWNQQIGSYASKSQLENLKILENENTFTITTGHQLTLFAGPLYLIYKVLHVIRLSEEFNKSQTDFKAVPVFWMASEDHDFDEVKSAHLFNQKLTWESAQAGPVGRFNMADFGDVYAQFKAFFDGKETEINELIAISEKTDYASYLQEFISRLFADFGVLVLQPDAKDLKREFVPVILREISSNLANHAVLNTNKLIESLGYKPQAQARDCNLFYLKSGERLRIEPVETGLAIDGKVYSQEEMIELVNREPENFSPNVILRPVYQETILPNLVYVGGGGEMAYWIQLKGVFHVHHTLFPLIQQRVSIQLLDGALKKRMDKLAWSVERYFEPKEALKKLFLKENEGDDLDLSALYTTFTALRNSMIEKAKSIEATLESYAEAEVVRMKKQLEAFEQRLVKQLKQRHEQTLQSIEFISDRIIPENSLQERHFHWLQFAPSGAYKELLNHIHAEIDPFEAELIVIDLTKG; this comes from the coding sequence ATGAGTCATTCAACTATCGCTCGAGATAAAATCAACCGATTTTCATCTTTCTCCCAAGCTTTTGGGAATCAATCAACATTCGAGCAATTTCTTACAGCGCCTTTAATTTCCATTTTGGATTTACATACTCAAGCGAAAAAAAAGAAGGAGGTTTATTCTTCTGCAACTCGTGAAAATTTGGTAAGTACTTGGAATCAGCAAATTGGATCCTATGCTTCAAAAAGCCAATTGGAGAATTTGAAAATCTTGGAAAATGAAAATACGTTTACCATTACGACTGGACACCAATTAACGCTTTTTGCTGGACCACTTTACTTGATTTACAAAGTATTGCATGTCATTCGCTTATCTGAAGAATTCAATAAAAGTCAAACTGATTTTAAAGCTGTTCCAGTATTTTGGATGGCTTCGGAAGATCATGATTTTGATGAAGTGAAATCAGCACATTTGTTCAATCAGAAGTTGACTTGGGAATCTGCTCAAGCAGGTCCAGTTGGTCGATTTAATATGGCCGATTTTGGAGATGTTTATGCTCAATTTAAAGCTTTTTTCGACGGAAAGGAAACTGAAATCAATGAGTTGATTGCTATTTCAGAGAAGACAGATTACGCTTCTTATTTGCAAGAGTTTATCAGTCGATTATTTGCTGATTTTGGAGTATTGGTTCTTCAGCCTGATGCTAAAGACTTAAAACGTGAATTTGTTCCTGTTATTCTGAGAGAAATTTCAAGTAATTTAGCAAATCACGCAGTTTTGAACACAAATAAATTGATCGAATCATTAGGATACAAACCACAAGCTCAAGCCCGAGATTGTAATTTATTTTATTTGAAATCAGGCGAGCGTTTGCGGATTGAACCCGTTGAAACTGGTTTAGCAATTGACGGGAAGGTTTATAGTCAAGAAGAAATGATTGAATTGGTGAACCGAGAACCTGAAAATTTCTCACCCAATGTTATTTTGCGTCCCGTGTATCAAGAAACTATTTTGCCAAACTTGGTTTATGTTGGCGGCGGCGGTGAAATGGCTTACTGGATTCAATTGAAAGGAGTTTTTCATGTACATCATACTTTGTTTCCACTAATTCAACAGCGCGTTTCTATTCAATTATTGGATGGTGCATTGAAAAAACGGATGGATAAATTGGCTTGGTCTGTGGAACGTTATTTTGAGCCAAAAGAAGCGTTGAAAAAGTTGTTTTTGAAAGAAAACGAAGGAGACGATTTAGATTTGTCAGCATTGTATACCACTTTTACTGCCTTGCGAAACAGCATGATTGAAAAAGCAAAATCTATTGAGGCTACCTTGGAATCTTATGCAGAAGCAGAAGTGGTTCGCATGAAAAAACAATTGGAGGCATTTGAACAACGCTTGGTGAAACAATTGAAGCAAAGACACGAACAAACATTACAATCCATCGAGTTTATTTCTGATCGGATTATTCCTGAAAATTCTTTACAAGAACGTCATTTTCACTGGTTGCAATTTGCTCCAAGTGGTGCTTACAAAGAACTTCTAAATCATATTCACGCAGAAATAGATCCATTTGAAGCAGAGTTGATTGTGATTGATTTAACGAAAGGGTGA
- a CDS encoding TonB-dependent receptor plug domain-containing protein, whose amino-acid sequence MRNQFLVVFLLVFMPLTVLWSQVQVTGNVQDKGKLALPNIQVLFLLGKDTLKTVTDKNGRFQIQLLPTKYGVIAQYDNENEYRKNVLIPNVDSFSLDPIVFNFGLIEIDINKSRAEVNGLDKIPQIDLQKQVLGGVERMLVLTQAGVNSNNELTSNYNVRGGNYDENEVYVDGFLINRPFLTRSGQQEGLSFINTALVEDIYFSSGGFQSMYGDKLSSVLDILYKKPDSLRISVMASLLGVEAHIEDQLGKHNRFQYLFGARYRANGYLLNSLPTKGNYNPVFWDAQALTTYTINEHWSWTMLGHVSSNTYQFAPQTSKTDFGTANEAYSFNIYFEGQEKTKFLTSTVGTSLNYTSKKYQGKTFFTYFRSDERENFDILGEYYINELETDPSKEEFGDSIAVLGVGGFLNHARNKLNADIFSFYHDGTVTFKTKRETSKHWLKVGAKLQIDHFTDVLSEWKLVDSTGYSQVDNPTDEVDLYETIKSKLQLDNQRYSAYVQDRWEWRKVRNTIPVSKTIKYKDSLGNIKERIVRDTIDSGKSSLVLDYGIRGTYTSFNDEGFITPRLSLTFTPVKYVYQKGQFVRRGVRYRLATGLYYQPPFYREFRTFTGGINQNVKSQKSAHFVLGMDYSFFMMKREAPFKFTAEAYYKYLWDVNPYEVDNVRTRYFANNDAVAYAAGLDLNLNGEFVPGLMSFFKLGFLTTKEDIKGDYYYNYYNAAGEKIIAGYSDDQVVVDSARVNPGYIRRPTDQHVTVGVMFQDHMPGLQQLTCQVGITYGSRLPYGPPDHSRYKDTLTMKAYFRVDMGMSYDILYRKPGKTRKFLRKMESAIISFEVFNLLGVNNVLSKQWIQDVSGKYYSIPNYLTQRRFNVKLIVRI is encoded by the coding sequence ATGCGAAACCAATTTCTAGTAGTATTTCTTCTTGTTTTTATGCCTTTGACCGTTCTTTGGTCTCAAGTTCAGGTAACTGGAAATGTACAAGATAAGGGTAAACTAGCACTTCCAAATATTCAAGTTTTATTCCTATTGGGAAAAGATACGCTTAAAACGGTAACCGATAAAAATGGTCGTTTTCAGATACAGCTTTTACCGACTAAATATGGTGTTATTGCTCAATATGACAATGAGAATGAATACCGCAAAAATGTGCTAATTCCCAATGTAGATTCTTTTTCGCTTGATCCAATTGTGTTTAATTTCGGTCTTATTGAGATTGATATCAATAAATCTAGGGCAGAAGTAAATGGTTTGGATAAAATTCCACAGATTGATTTACAGAAACAAGTGCTTGGAGGTGTTGAGCGTATGCTAGTTCTCACTCAAGCAGGAGTAAATTCGAACAACGAGTTGACTTCCAATTACAATGTTCGAGGCGGAAATTACGATGAAAATGAAGTTTATGTGGATGGATTTTTAATTAATCGACCGTTTTTGACGCGTTCTGGTCAGCAGGAAGGTTTGAGTTTTATCAATACGGCTTTAGTCGAAGATATTTATTTCTCATCAGGTGGTTTTCAATCCATGTATGGTGATAAATTGAGTTCAGTTTTAGATATTCTCTACAAGAAACCAGATTCTTTGCGTATTTCAGTAATGGCCTCTTTATTAGGAGTTGAAGCACATATTGAAGATCAGCTTGGGAAACATAATCGTTTTCAATATTTATTTGGTGCGCGTTATAGAGCGAATGGGTATTTGTTGAATTCACTGCCAACAAAGGGAAACTACAATCCAGTTTTTTGGGATGCTCAGGCACTTACAACTTACACTATTAATGAGCATTGGAGTTGGACGATGCTGGGACATGTTTCTTCTAATACGTACCAATTTGCCCCACAAACAAGTAAAACTGATTTTGGAACGGCCAATGAAGCATATTCTTTCAATATCTATTTCGAAGGGCAGGAAAAGACCAAATTCTTGACATCGACAGTCGGAACATCTTTAAATTACACATCTAAAAAATACCAAGGAAAGACATTTTTTACCTATTTCAGAAGTGATGAGCGTGAAAACTTTGATATTTTAGGCGAATACTATATCAATGAGTTGGAGACAGATCCTTCCAAAGAGGAATTTGGTGATTCAATTGCTGTTCTTGGAGTTGGAGGTTTTTTAAATCATGCGCGGAATAAATTGAATGCAGATATTTTTAGTTTTTACCACGATGGAACGGTTACTTTCAAGACTAAAAGAGAAACATCGAAGCATTGGTTGAAAGTAGGTGCAAAGCTTCAAATTGATCATTTTACAGATGTGTTGAGTGAGTGGAAATTGGTCGATTCTACGGGGTATTCTCAAGTTGATAATCCAACAGATGAAGTTGATTTATATGAGACAATTAAAAGTAAGTTACAGCTCGATAATCAACGGTATAGTGCTTATGTACAAGATCGTTGGGAATGGAGAAAGGTTCGGAATACTATTCCTGTTTCTAAAACAATTAAATACAAAGATTCATTAGGTAATATAAAAGAAAGAATCGTTCGAGACACCATCGATTCAGGTAAATCTTCATTGGTATTGGATTACGGAATTCGTGGAACTTACACAAGTTTTAATGATGAAGGATTTATCACTCCGCGATTGAGTTTGACTTTTACCCCTGTCAAATATGTTTATCAAAAAGGACAATTTGTTCGCAGAGGTGTTCGTTACCGCTTAGCTACTGGTTTGTATTACCAACCGCCATTCTACCGAGAGTTTAGAACTTTCACTGGAGGAATTAATCAGAATGTGAAATCTCAAAAATCGGCTCATTTTGTTTTGGGAATGGATTATAGTTTTTTCATGATGAAGCGCGAAGCTCCATTTAAATTTACCGCTGAGGCTTATTACAAATATTTGTGGGATGTGAATCCGTATGAGGTTGACAATGTTCGAACCCGTTATTTTGCGAATAACGATGCGGTAGCTTATGCAGCTGGATTGGATTTGAATTTGAATGGTGAATTTGTTCCTGGATTGATGTCGTTCTTTAAGTTAGGATTCTTGACAACGAAGGAAGATATTAAGGGTGATTATTATTACAATTATTACAATGCCGCAGGAGAGAAAATTATCGCAGGATACAGCGATGATCAAGTGGTTGTAGATTCAGCTCGAGTTAATCCTGGATATATTCGTAGACCAACAGACCAGCATGTAACAGTTGGGGTTATGTTTCAGGATCACATGCCTGGATTGCAACAATTGACTTGTCAGGTTGGAATTACTTATGGTTCTCGTTTACCTTATGGTCCGCCGGATCATTCGCGCTATAAAGATACTTTGACGATGAAGGCTTACTTCCGTGTGGATATGGGAATGTCTTATGATATTTTGTATCGCAAACCTGGAAAAACGCGTAAATTTTTACGGAAAATGGAAAGTGCTATTATTTCATTCGAAGTATTCAACTTGCTTGGTGTGAACAATGTGCTTTCAAAACAGTGGATTCAAGATGTTTCTGGAAAGTATTATTCCATTCCAAATTACTTGACCCAGCGAAGATTCAATGTGAAGTTAATCGTTCGAATTTAG
- the arfB gene encoding alternative ribosome rescue aminoacyl-tRNA hydrolase ArfB: MALSADQILSEISFKTSRSGGKGGQNVNKVSSKVELNWNIQTSTLISEEDRELLLNKLSHKITKEGVLQIISQADRSQLGNKQLVLEKLDELLAFAFKIVKSRKATKVPRGVKERRLLVKKKKAEIKKLRGRVD; encoded by the coding sequence ATGGCATTATCTGCTGATCAAATTCTTTCAGAAATTTCTTTCAAGACCAGTAGAAGCGGAGGGAAGGGTGGTCAGAATGTCAATAAGGTTTCTTCCAAAGTTGAATTGAATTGGAATATTCAAACTTCAACATTAATTTCTGAGGAAGATCGAGAGTTATTGCTGAATAAGCTTTCTCACAAAATTACCAAAGAAGGTGTTCTTCAAATCATTTCGCAAGCAGATCGCTCTCAATTGGGCAATAAACAATTGGTTTTGGAGAAGCTAGACGAATTGCTCGCTTTTGCTTTTAAGATTGTCAAGAGTCGAAAGGCAACGAAAGTTCCACGAGGAGTAAAAGAGCGCCGTCTTTTGGTGAAGAAGAAAAAGGCAGAGATTAAGAAGCTGAGGGGTAGGGTGGATTAG
- a CDS encoding ArsR/SmtB family transcription factor, producing MGAIKFANYPQTQIRKSDVARAVSVPARITILKEIIAEGRTNGLYLTEVLRLSQPTIHHHLMVLKSSGLIKGDYFEESYFWYLNSECENELNAISWFLED from the coding sequence ATGGGAGCCATAAAATTTGCTAATTATCCACAAACTCAAATTCGAAAATCTGATGTTGCTCGAGCAGTATCAGTGCCAGCTAGAATAACAATTTTAAAAGAAATAATCGCTGAAGGCAGAACTAATGGATTGTACTTAACTGAAGTATTAAGACTTAGTCAACCAACAATACACCATCACTTAATGGTTCTTAAATCAAGTGGATTGATAAAAGGCGATTATTTCGAAGAAAGTTATTTCTGGTATTTGAATTCAGAATGTGAAAATGAATTGAATGCAATATCGTGGTTTTTGGAAGACTAA
- a CDS encoding M48 family metallopeptidase, whose product MAAYIGLQEQIRSNNLKSSLILAGFPLLILAGVYAFFFFVLGGNEHIDQVNARFITTIPFVIGGVLIWFFIAYFANSSLIQLASNSRSLERKENMRVYNLTENLCMTVGMKMPQLFVIDSPALNAFASGINEKSYAVTLTTGIIDHLNDEELEAVIAHELTHIRNKDVRLLIVSIIFVGIISFLVQILFRSLLFGGGRRDKDDNKLVIVALVISLVALLLSVLFKFALSRKREYLADAGAVQMTRNSRAMASALRKISGHSEVSSVKSDDMKQMFIEHKALDGAGFAGLFATHPPIEKRIAVLEQM is encoded by the coding sequence ATGGCAGCTTATATTGGTCTTCAAGAGCAAATTCGGAGCAACAACTTAAAATCTTCATTGATATTGGCTGGATTCCCGTTATTAATTTTAGCGGGAGTCTATGCTTTTTTCTTCTTTGTACTAGGAGGAAACGAACATATTGATCAAGTAAATGCGCGCTTCATTACAACCATTCCATTTGTAATTGGAGGAGTCTTAATTTGGTTCTTCATCGCTTATTTTGCAAATTCTTCTTTGATTCAACTCGCATCTAATTCGAGATCATTGGAACGCAAGGAAAATATGCGTGTTTACAATTTGACAGAGAATTTATGTATGACTGTTGGTATGAAAATGCCACAACTATTTGTGATTGATTCTCCTGCTTTAAATGCATTTGCTAGCGGTATCAACGAAAAGAGTTATGCTGTTACTCTAACAACAGGAATCATTGACCATCTGAACGATGAGGAATTGGAAGCAGTAATCGCTCATGAATTAACTCACATTCGAAACAAGGATGTTCGTTTGTTAATCGTTTCCATCATTTTTGTAGGAATTATCTCTTTCTTGGTTCAAATTCTTTTCAGAAGTTTATTGTTTGGTGGAGGAAGGAGAGACAAAGACGATAATAAATTGGTCATTGTAGCGCTTGTCATATCTCTTGTAGCTTTATTATTATCTGTACTCTTCAAATTTGCTTTATCGCGCAAACGCGAGTACTTAGCAGATGCTGGCGCAGTTCAAATGACCCGCAATTCACGTGCAATGGCATCAGCCTTACGTAAAATATCTGGGCATTCAGAAGTCAGTTCTGTGAAAAGCGATGATATGAAACAAATGTTCATCGAACACAAAGCATTAGACGGAGCAGGATTTGCAGGTTTATTTGCAACTCACCCACCGATTGAAAAACGAATTGCTGTTTTGGAGCAGATGTGA
- a CDS encoding LemA family protein, which produces MVVGLIIAGVVILILIFWLISINNRLVSLKNNRESAFADIDVQLKQRYDLIPQLLGAVKGYMTHESEVLTRVTEARSRCLQAGTISEKINAENNLGAAMSGLNIQIEAYPDLKANTNFMNLQHEISDIENKLAAVRRFFNSSTKEYNNGIEQFPSNIIANSKGYKTEPMFDLGVEQRQTLDKAPEVKF; this is translated from the coding sequence ATGGTCGTTGGACTTATTATTGCAGGCGTTGTTATCTTAATCTTGATTTTTTGGTTAATATCAATCAATAACCGCCTTGTGTCATTGAAAAACAACCGCGAAAGCGCATTTGCAGATATTGATGTGCAATTGAAACAGCGTTACGATTTAATTCCACAATTACTTGGAGCTGTTAAAGGCTACATGACTCACGAGAGTGAAGTTTTAACACGCGTTACTGAAGCTCGTTCAAGATGTTTACAAGCTGGAACAATCTCTGAGAAAATTAATGCTGAAAATAACTTGGGCGCTGCAATGAGTGGATTAAACATTCAAATTGAAGCTTACCCAGATTTGAAAGCAAACACGAACTTCATGAATTTACAACATGAAATTAGCGACATAGAAAACAAATTGGCTGCAGTTCGTCGTTTCTTTAATTCTTCTACAAAAGAGTACAACAACGGTATCGAACAATTCCCTAGCAACATTATTGCTAACTCAAAAGGGTACAAAACAGAACCAATGTTTGACCTAGGAGTTGAACAACGTCAAACACTTGACAAAGCACCAGAAGTTAAATTCTAA
- a CDS encoding winged helix-turn-helix domain-containing protein: MRAIKPNNYTIEDFQVTIIGEAICHPARKRIVQLLKSNKNLTNTKLSKILNLSKPAITGHLLKLSEANIVDYKYTTHEFKIKLNTNGFNKMEQFIHEIKS, translated from the coding sequence ATGCGAGCAATAAAACCAAATAACTACACTATTGAAGATTTTCAAGTTACAATAATTGGAGAAGCTATTTGTCATCCTGCAAGAAAACGAATTGTTCAACTACTGAAATCCAACAAAAATTTAACCAATACAAAATTATCCAAAATTCTAAACTTAAGTAAACCAGCAATAACTGGACATCTACTAAAACTTAGTGAAGCTAACATTGTAGACTACAAATACACTACTCATGAATTTAAAATCAAATTAAATACTAATGGATTCAATAAAATGGAACAATTTATTCATGAAATCAAATCTTAA
- a CDS encoding DUF1801 domain-containing protein, whose protein sequence is MRDSKVDEYCSKLESNEQELVEYLREFVLKIDSEIHEHIKWNSPSFFYAGEMEAFDAKEYKRDLLVLNLHRGKFLMVFPTGAKIADTVLKGKNYPDGRKIVTVENLEELKKIESNLNAGILDWISQIN, encoded by the coding sequence ATGAGAGATTCAAAAGTGGATGAATATTGTTCAAAACTAGAATCGAACGAACAAGAATTGGTAGAATATCTGAGAGAATTCGTTTTGAAAATCGATTCAGAAATTCACGAACACATTAAGTGGAATTCTCCCAGTTTCTTTTACGCTGGTGAAATGGAAGCTTTTGATGCAAAGGAATACAAACGTGATTTATTGGTTTTGAATCTACACCGTGGAAAATTTTTAATGGTCTTCCCTACTGGCGCAAAAATTGCTGATACGGTTCTAAAAGGAAAAAACTATCCCGATGGACGAAAAATCGTGACGGTTGAAAATCTAGAGGAGCTCAAAAAGATAGAGTCTAATTTGAACGCAGGAATTTTAGATTGGATTAGTCAAATCAACTGA